Sequence from the Desulfovibrio intestinalis genome:
CTGCTTTCCTTGCCGCTGGCGATAGCGATCTGGTGCATGAAAATGAAGCCGCTGAAATTTTTGCCCGGCGCATGGCGGGCGAGGGCGTGGCCTACTCCCTGCCGCCCCGCGAGGGCAAGGTGGAATTTACCGCCGCAAGGGACGGCCTCTTTAGCGTGGATGTGGAACGCATGCGCCAGTTTAACCTTGTGCCTGAAATAATGGTGGCTTCCCGGCAGGACGCCACCCTGGTCAAGCAGGATGGCCCTCTGGCTGGCACGCGCGCCATTCCGCTCTTTATCACGCGCGAGCGGCTCGCGCAGGCTCTTGAGGTTCTGGAAGGCGGGCCGCTTTTCAGCGTGCTGCCCCTGCGCAAGGCGCAAGTGGGTATTCTGGTGACCGGGACGGAAGTTTTTCAGGGCATCATTGAAGACAAGTTTATTCCTGTCATAACGGCAAAGGTCACCATGCTGGGATGCAGCGTGGCAAAGACGGACATTGTCCCCGATGACAGGGCGCTGATGGCCAAGGCTGTGGCTGACATGCGTGAGGCCGGGGTTGACCTGCTGGTCACCACGGGCGGTCTTTCGGTTGATCCCGACGATGTAACCCGTCAGGCGCTCGTTGACGCCGGGCTGACCGACGTACTGCACGGCGTGCCCGTGCTGCCGGGAACCATGAGCCTTATGGGGCGCATACCCGGTTCTGGCGGCGACATGCAGGTGCTTGGCGTGCCCGCCTGCGCGCTTTACTTCAAGACAACCTTTCTGGATCTGGTGTTGCCGCGCCTGTTGGCCAGCCGGGAAATCACCCGCGCGGAACTCGCCCGTCTGGGCGAGGGGGGCTACTGCCTTGCCTGCCATACCTGCACATGGCCAAAGTGCTGGTACGGCAAATAGAGCATTTTGGTTTTGGTAGCGTTTACATGCTCAAGGGGCTGTTTATAAGGGAACGCTGATTTATTCCGTTTGGCTGCGTTGCTTCACTTTTTTAAAACAGTCGAGGACGGAAGAGTCTACTCCTGCTTCAAAGAAAAGATCGCGCCTTGCCAAACGAAATAACTGTGCGTTTCCAGGAAGCTCTTTAATCAGTGCTTCCCCAGATAAATGATTTAGCGCCAAGCCAACAGGCCGTTTTTACGGGAAAAGTGTGCTTTCGCGTATACTTTTTTCGTAAAAACGGCCTGTTGACGCAAGCCAGTTGGACAAAAGATTTTTTTAGAAACAGCTTCAGGCTGTGGGCGAAAGTGCCGTAGCCACAGCGCGGCGTGGATTCTGCCGAGAGTTGCATTTATCGGCAGAATGACAACTTTGAAATATTGAATATTTTAAGGGCAGTCTGCTCAGGGTAAGCTGATATCAAGGTAAAGTTGTTGAATTAAAGTATATTTTTACCAACCTTGGACATTGAATAAGCGCAGTACAGGCTTTTCATAGCAAATAAATAAAAAATAGAGGTAGCCACAAAAAATGCTGGCTACCCTTAATTTTTTTGTTTAAGAGGCTGTATCAGGCATCGTCGTTGGCACAAATAGTGTGTTTTTCTAGTTCTCCCTGTTTGGGAGTCTATGATACACAAGGTTTTGCCTATTGGGCTGGTGCACGTGCATTGTATTTTTTTACTGATCCGTATAATATAATGACCACATCTTTACGGATTTAAGGTCGGATTTGTCCGGCCCTGGTGGGTATGAATACTAGGGATTTTAGTGGTGTATGTTTAATTTTCTGCTTTCCAGAAACTTTTTATACTTCATCGCATTTGGTGGTACAGCCGCTCTGGTGAACCTTCTCTGTGGTTATTTGCTTTATAATGCGAATCTGTTTCCCTATATCGTTTCTGTTTTTATTGCAGCCAGCGCAGGCTTGCTCGTAAATTTCATTCTGAATTACAAACTCAACTTCAAGTACAAAGGGCGCAAGCTCTCTCAGCAGTTTGGAACATTTTTGGTTGTTGCCTCAATAGGGACACTGCTGACGGCTGTTGTTGCCCATTTTTCCATGCAATTACTTCTTTTTTTCGAAATTGAAGACGTTGCCTTGGCGGGCTTTGCTGTTTCTTCGCAATTTGTAGCGCATGTTTTTTCTGTTGGCGTCATAACCATCTATTCCTTTATTGCGCACAAGTATTTTTCCTTCAATGTTGGCATACGCAATCAATTGCGTAGAACTATCGCAAGTATAAAGAGCGGTGCATGAAAAGTATCATCATTGTCGGAGCTGGTCCTGCCGGACTGACGGCAGCCTATGACCTTCTTGTTAAAAACAGTGAAGTAGACGTCATTGTTATTGAAGAAACACAGGAAATTGGCGGTATTTCAAGAACCGTATGCCACAACGGCAACCGTATGGATATTGGCGGGCACAGGTTTTTTTCCAAAGATCAGACGATAATGGACTGGTGGAAAAAAATGTTGCCCTTGCAGGGCGCTCCTGCCAAGGATGACCTGATACTGCATCGGGAGCGCGCTCTTGCCCCCGGCGGGCCTGATCCGGAAACTGAAAACAGGGTTATGCTGTTGCGTGACCGTGTTTCAAGAATTTACTTTGCCAAGCGCTTTTTCGACTATCCGCTCAGCCTCAAGATGGCGACTTTTCTTAACATGGGACTGTTGCGCACCATGCGAGCCGGGTTTTCTTACCTGTGGTCCTGCGTGTTCAAGCGGCAGGAAAAATCGCTGGAAGATTTTTATATCAACCGGTTTGGGCGTGAGCTTTATTCAATGTTTTTTGAATCCTACACCACCAAGGTCTGGGGGCGGCATCCTTCACAGCTCGCCGCCGATTGGGGTGCTCAGAGGGTCAGGGGCCTTTCTGTCTTCAAGCTTTTACTGGACAGCGTCAAAAAGGCCCTGGGACAGAAAGACAGCGGAAAAGCTGAAACGTCACTGATTGAAGAATTTTGGTATCCCAAATTTGGCCCGGGCCAGCTGTGGGAACAGGTGGCCGCCGATATCGAGTCTATGGGCGGTAAGATTTTGAAAGGATACACGGCAAGACGTATCCTTTGTAAGGATGGCAACGTCACTGGTGTGGCTTGTGACACCGCCGAAGGCACACAGGTTATTGAGGCCGATACCGTAATATCATCCATGCCGCTCAAAGATCTGATGCAGGCCATGAGCAACGTGGAAATTCCACAAGATGTGGCCCGTGTAGCCGCTGGCTTGCCCTATCGGGACTTCATCACGGTAGGGTTGCTTGTACAGCGCTTCAAACTGAAAAACACCACCGCCATGAAGACCTTGGGCAATATTGTGCCCGATTGCTGGATATATGTGCAGGAACCCGAAGTTCAGGTCGGGAGGCTGCAAATATTCAACAACTGGTCACCTTATCTGGTCAAGGACCCTGAGAATACGGTATGGGTTGGAATGGAATATTTCTGCTCTGAAGGTGACAGCTTCTGGCAGCTTTCTGAGCAGGAACTCATCAATCGCGCAATTGATGAAATGGTCACTATGAATATTATCAGCCGCGAAGATGTGCTTGATATGCATTGCGAAAAGGTCAAGAAAGCCTACCCCGCATATTTTGATACCTATGAAGAGATTGAAACGCTTCGCCGCTGGCTGACCGGAGTGGGCGGGCTTTACTGCGTTGGCCGCAATGGTCAGCACAGATATAATAATATGGACCATTCCATGCTTACATCTTTTTTCTGCGTGGACCATATCCTGGGCAGTAATGTCAGCAAGCATGATATTTGGAAAGTTAACGCTGAAAGCGAATATCATGAAGAAAAATAGGAAATCTATGGAGCCTCTGATGCCGCTGGGGAGGCTTGGGTTATGTATCAGGCAGGAAAGGCCGCCTACCGGAAAGCGTAGAATGTCCAAAGCAACACGGTTTGTGGCGCAGTACCTGCTTGGCCTGTCATTTTAGTATGGATGCCAAACCAGCAATGATTGATGCGTCTGGCGTCAACTCAGCAGACATGAGGCCGTCAGTCTTTTTTCTTTGTGTATTCCTTTTTTGCGCCAGCCTGCTTATTCTGGGGTATTCCGTAATCTTTAGCCCGCTGGATCATGACGAATACGAACATTTGTATTCCGCATACCTGATGTTGCAAGGGCAAATTCCCTATAGAGACTTTTTTCAGCACCACCATTTTTTATATTGGATTTTTCTTGCTCCTTTTGTAAAAAACTTTCCAGATACATACTATCTCCTTTATATCGGCCGCAGTTTGTCGCTTTGCGCACTACTTATAACGGCTTTTTATACATATAAGATATCGATATTGAAAGGAGGCGACAAGAAGAGTGTCTTTCTTTTTGTTACCGTACTGTTAAGTATAGATATGATCGTTCATTCAAGTCTTTTGGTGAGACCTGATATATTTATGGTGGGCGCATTTTTTTCAGGCCTGTATTATTACATTATCTATCTGAAAAATAAAAACCTACTGTGTTTAGTTCTTTCTTTTCTGCTCTTTTTTGCATCCTTTCTGTTTCTTCAAAAAGCCGTCTTTCTTCTTTTTGGTTTCTGCCTCTGCGCAATCTACCAGCTCTATAAGAAAGAACTTTACCTTCGGGATTTTTTGATAGCTTTGGTGCTTCCTCTTTCGGTGCTTGGCTATCTGCTGTATTTCATGTCGGAAGAGCACGTGCTTGTAGATTATTTTGAGTTGAACTGGCTGTTCAATTTTAAAATTTCAATGGTTTACGGGTGGGTTCGGTTGAAGCTTCCCCTGTTTTTCTGCAGCATATCTCTCATTATAGCGGAAGTAAGAATCATAAAAAGAGCTCCATTCCAGTTTACTTCAATAATTTTTCTGGGATTCTGCGTTTTCTTTGCTCTTTTGCCCACGCCATACGAGCAATATTACATTCCGCTCTTTCCTTTCCTAGTCATAACTCTTTCAAGCAGCTTCAGCATACTGCAGGATCGCAAGATTAAAAATGCGATTGTTGCCTTGCTTCTTCTTCTTGTTTTTTACAATGCTGTTCAAAATGTAAGCAGCTTTGTAATGGATGGCATGGATGGGTGTGTTAAGCGGCAATATGACATAGTGTTGCGCGTTACCAGCGAAGATGAAGAGATTTTGGGCAGCCACGAAGTCTGCCCTGTCCGGCGGGATGTTCAGGGATATTACTGGCATAATTTAGAATTAAGCCAACTTGACACGGAGCATTTTTCCAGAGGCAAGGAACTTTACGATATTCCCGAGCTTATCATGGCAAAATCACCAAAGGTTCTTTGGGTTGATTTTGTGGACGGCTATTTTAATGACAGCGGGTTTAAGGATTTTATTGAGCAGAATTACACCAAGATTTGCAATATTTATGTTGCTAAAAGTATTCCGCCTGAAGTGTATCAAAATTAGTTTTGTAGCGAGATTGCAAAAGCAGAAAGCTGAGATACGGGCATAGGCTTGGCAGTTTGAAATAGAATTCAGCAGACTTTAAAGTATTGAAAAAACATGCACGCAGGTTTTGCGGTGATGTCAACAGGCCGTCCGGTATCCGGGCGGCCTGTCTGTTTAGATTTTGCGTGTTTTTCTTTCATGTAGCGCAAAAAAATTCAGATAAAGCCCGTATTAAAATTGTCAGATAAAATGGCATGTATTTCAGCATGATGGTGGCAGTGCTCTGGAATCAGATTTCAGCAATGCGAAAAGTTTTTCAGTGCTGTTTAACGAGTATGCATTCGTAATGGTATGACATTTTACTATATAGAGAAAAATGTCACAATCTGCTGAGACTCCAATATAAATAATCGAACAATCTTGCGACATCACGATTTTTGGAATATGGTGACTACGATTCATTTTATCATCAGGGCGAGCGTTTTTTGTTCGCCAAAGCAGTTTTGCGCGGTTGTCTGCCTCGATCCCGCGCATACGATAGGCTTAAACAAGGAGAGGTCTTATGAAAAGCACCCGACGGAGTTTTCTCAAAGGTGTCGGTGCGGGGGTAATATGCCTCACGCTGGGGCACCTGGGCTTCGATTTGGGCGAAGCTCAGGCTTACGCCGTTAAACTCAAGATTGAAGGGGCTCGTGAAGTATCGAGCATCTGCCCCTTTTGTTCCGTTCAGTGTCAGATCATCGCTTATGTAAAAGACGGCAAGCTTGTCTCCACCGAAGGCGACCCGGACTTTCCCATTACCGAGGGAGCGCTGTGCGCCAAGGGCGCGGCTCTCTATTCGATGTACACAAGCGATCACCGCCTGAAAAAACCCCTGTACCGTGCTCCCCACAGCGATAAGTGGGAAGAGAAGGACTGGGACTGGACTCTTGAGCAGATTGCACGTCGCGTGAAGGACGCCCGCGACAAGGACATGATCCTCAAAAACGAAAAAGGCCAGACGGTCAACCGTCTGGAAACCATATTCTGGATGGGCACCTCGCACGCCTCCAACGAGGAATGCGCCGTTATCCATCAAGCCTTGCGCGGCCTGGGTGTTGTCCATATGGACCACCAGGCACGGGTCTGACACAGCCCCACTGTTGCGGCTCTGGCAGAGTCGTTCGGACGCGGTGCAATGACCAACCACTGGATCGACATCAAGAATGCCGATTCGGTGCTTATTATCGGCAGTAATGCCGCTGAACATCATCCCGTGGCTTTCAAGTGGATCATGAAAGCCAAGGACAACGGGGCCGTGCTCATGCACGTCGACCCCAAATTCTCGCGTACATCCGCCAGGTGTGATTTCCATGTGCCTCTGCGTTCCGGCACGGATATTCCCTTCCTTGGCGGCATGGTCAACTACATCCTTGAAAACGGCTGCTACCACAAAGACTACGTCAATAACTACACTGACGCGGCTTTTGTTGTAGGCGACGGCTATGCTTTTGAAGACGGGCTTTTCAGCGGATTCAACGCAGAGGCGCGCAAGTACGACAAAAGCTTGTGGGCCAAGGCCAAGGGCGCTGACGGCGGGCCGGTTATCGACCCCACGCATCAGAATCCCCGTTGTGTCATCAACCTTATGAAGGACCACTATTCCCGTTACACTCTCAAGAATGTCTCTGACATCACGGGCGTGTCGCAGGAAAACCTGCTCAAGGTCTACAAGAACTTCTGCGCAACTGGCAGGCCCGACAAGGCAGGCACCATTCTTTACGCCCTGGGCTGGACCCAGCATACCGTGGGCGTGCAGAACATCCGCCTTTCCAGCCTGGTACAGCTTCTGCTGGGCAACATCGGTATTGCCGGCGGCGGCATCAACGCCCTGCGCGGCGAGCCAAACGTGCAGGGGTCCACAGACCACGCCCTGCTGTACAACAATATCCCCGGGTATCACGGCACTCCCCAGGCTCCGTGGCAGACCCTGGCCGAGTACAACAAGGCCAATACTCCTGTCACCACGCTTCCCAACAGTGCCAACTGGTGGGGCAACAGGCCAAAGTACGTAGCAAGTCTGCTCAAGGGCTGGTTCGGTGATGCCGCCACGCCTGAAAACGACTTCTGTTACGGCCTGCTGCCCAAGCTGGAGCCGGGCGAAGACTACTCGTACATGTATATCATGGACAAGATATACAATAACAAGATCAAGGGCGGCTTCATCATGGGCGTCAACCCCATGAACAGCTTCCCCAACACCAACAAGATGCGGACGGCTCTGGACAATCTGGACTGGCTCGTCTGCTCTGAAATCCACAACTCCGAAACCACGGACAACTGGATGCGCCCCGGGGTTGACCCCAAGACCAAGAAAACTGAAGTCTTTCTGCTGCCGTCGGCCCACCGCATTGAAAAGGCGGGAACCATCAGCAACAGCGGGCGCTGGCTCCAGTGGTTTGATAAGGCGGTAGAGCCCGGCGGCGAAGCGCGTAACTTCGCTGACGTCGTCGTGCCCCTCTTCAACACCATCCGCACGATGTACAAGCAAGAGGGCGGCGTGCTGCCCGAGCCCATCATGAAGATGCACTGGACTGACAAGTATGATCCCGAAGAATGGGCCAGGCGCATCAACGGTTTCTTCTGGGCCGACACCAAGGTAGGCGACAAGACCTACAAACGCGGCCAGCTTGTGCCCACGTTCGGCGTTTTGAAGGACGACGGCACAACTTCTTCCCTCAACTGGATATATACGGGAAGCTGGACAGAAGAAGACGGCAACAAATCGAGAAGGCGTGACCCCAGCCAGACGCCATTGCAGGCCAACATTGGCCTCTTCCCCAACTGGTCGTGGTGCTGGCCTCTCAACCGGCGCATTCTGTACAACCGCGCCTCGGTGGATGTGAACGGCAAGCCCTTCAACCCCAAGCGGGTCGTCATTGAATGGGACGGCACAAAATGGGTGGGCGACGTGCCCGACGGCCCCTGGCCGCCCATGTCTGACCCCAAGGGCAAGCTGCCCTTCATTATGGTCAAAGACGGGCACTCCCAGTTCTATGGCCCCGGACCTGCCGACGGTCCCTTCCCCGAACACTATGAACCTGCTGAAACGCCGCTGGCGAGTCATCCGTTCTCCAAGCAGCTCAGCAGCCCGGTGTACAAGTACCACAAATCGCCTATGGACCAGATCGCGCCTCCTGCCGATCCGCGTTACCCCATAGTGCTGACCACCTATAGCCTTACCGAGCACTGGTGCGGCGGCGGCGAAACCCGCAACGTGCCCAACCTGCTTGAAACCGAACCCCAGCTCTATGTGGAAATGAGCCACGAGCTGGCCAAGGAAAAAGGCATCAAAAACGGCGACGGCGTGTTGCTGGAAAGCGCGCGAGGCAAATGCGAAGCTATCGCTATGGTGACCGTGCGCATACGGCCCTTCACGATTATGGGCAAGACTGTTCACCTTGTGGGCATGCCCTTTGCCTTTGGCTGGACGACACCAAAGTGCGGCGACTCCACCAACAGGCTGACTGTGGGAGCGTATGATCCCAACACCACCATCCCCGAGTCCAAGGCCTGCTGCGTGAACCTGCACAAGGCCGACAAGCTGACCGAAATAGGCTAACGAGCGCGGCGCGTCCCCACGAGGGGACGCGCCCGACAAGGAGCATACTATGCCGAAAACATTCTTAGTTGACACCACGCGGTGCACGGCATGTCGTGGCTGCCAGTTGGCCTGTAAAGAGTGGCACGATCTGCCCGCCAATCATACCAAGCAGCTTGGCACGCACCAGAACCCGCCCGACCTGAACCCGAACAATCTCAAGATTGTGCGCTTTCACGAATATCTGGACGAACAGGGCAACGTGGTCTGGAACTTTTTTCCCGAACAGTGCCGCCACTGCCTGACGCCCCCCTGCGTGGATGTGGCGGATATGGCCGTACCCGGCGCAATGATTCAGGATAAAAAAACCGGAGCCGTACTGGCCACGGAAAAATCCTCGCAACTCAGTGAGGAAGACGCCCAGGCCGTACAGGACGCATGCCCTTACAACATACCGAGGCGTGACCCCAAGAATGGCCGCCTGACCAAATGCGATATGTGCATTGACCGTGTTTCTGCGGGTATGCAGCCCATTTGCGTCAAAACCTGCCCCACAGGGGCAATGGTTTTCGGTGAGCGTGAGGAACTGCTGCCCGTTGCCAAAAAACGCCTTGAAGTTGCCAAAAAGCGCTGGCCCAAGGCCTTTCTTGCCGATATGGAAGACGTCAGCGTCATCTATCTTTTGGCAGACACAAAGGACAAGTACTACGAGTTCGCGGCCTTTATGTAGAGTGTCTCAGTCAGGTTTCAGTTTGGCATTGCTATAATTCTAAACTGAAATTATGCTGGTTTACAGCATTGTAGCTATAGCTGTATCGGCGTTTAAAGGCTGCCTGCTTACGGGCAGGCGAGAGGCTGATAGCGCCGATACAGCTTGGCGAGGCACTTGAATACGCCCCGGCGAAATTATTTTCTCCGGCAGCAGCCCTGGCCGTCATTGCGGCCGGGAGCGGCTTTGTATCAAGTGCGGCGTGCGGGGCTTCCCGTGCGCCGCTGTCACCTTTCGATCGGGGGCCCAGGCCTCCGGGTTTTGGAGCATCAATGGCCTCATCCTGCCAAAGCGTGGCAAAGACCCTGGCGGACGTGGCGGCGCGCCGTCCTGTTCTGGAACCCGTATTGCGGGCTTTTGAACCAATACTGGCTGCTCAGGCAGAGTTGACTGAAGAACTGGCTGAAAGCGTACGCGCTACTGGGCTGCGCCTGCCAGAACCGCAAGCCGAGGCTCTGGAGCAAGGGCTTTCACTGCTGGCTGGCGTGTCGCTGGCTGGCCTTGCTGGCCCCCTGCGCAGCAGCGCTGAAAAGCTGCTGCCTCTGGTGGTCAGCCTTGAAGCCATGGCTCCCCATGCTGCGGCGCTTGAAGCCATGCTGCTGGCTCCGGTCAAAGCGGAATCAAAAAAGAAAAAAAGCGCGGGCGCAGTAACTGCTGACCCCCGTGAAGCTTTTGCCGAAGCAATGCTTTCCGGCAACAGTGAGGAAGAGGCACGCCTGGCCGAAGAAAACGGCCTTGACCCCTCAGTGCTTCTGTTTGCCTTCAGCTTTGTGCTGGCCCCTGTTTTGCGCACTCTTGTGGCGCAGAGCCTGCCCGAAGAAGGCGACGCCCCCTGGGACGCCGGCAGCCGCTGGAAGCACGGGTATTGCCCGGTATGCGGCAGTTTTGCCACCATCGGCTGGCTGGACAAGCCCATGCTGGACGAAAAAAACGCCTATCTGGCGGGCGGCGGCGGCAAAAAGCATCTGCATTGCGGCCAGTGTGGCGCTAACTGGAAGTTCATGCGCGGCATTTGCCCTTCGTGCGGCAAGGACGGCACAGGCGTGATGGAAATGCTGCGCGAAAGCGGAGCAGCGCACGGCGAGCGGCTGGACTGGTGCACCAAGTGCAAGAGCTATTGCCCCACTGTGGACTTGCGTGAACGTGAAGGCTGGCCCGATCTGGATGCGTTGGCTCTGGGCATGATGCATCTGGACATGGTGGCGGCCCGCAAGAAATTGCGCCCGCTCAAGCCTTCGTTCTGGAATACTTTTTAGCGCGTCTTTACGGCGAAACGCCCGGGCGCTTGCATGAGCACACGCCCGCAGTGAAGGCCCAATCGCTCTTTTGCGGACCACACCCGTAACGAGCGTGTTTTGATTGATCTGGCAGCCCCGGCA
This genomic interval carries:
- a CDS encoding NAD(P)/FAD-dependent oxidoreductase, which gives rise to MKSIIIVGAGPAGLTAAYDLLVKNSEVDVIVIEETQEIGGISRTVCHNGNRMDIGGHRFFSKDQTIMDWWKKMLPLQGAPAKDDLILHRERALAPGGPDPETENRVMLLRDRVSRIYFAKRFFDYPLSLKMATFLNMGLLRTMRAGFSYLWSCVFKRQEKSLEDFYINRFGRELYSMFFESYTTKVWGRHPSQLAADWGAQRVRGLSVFKLLLDSVKKALGQKDSGKAETSLIEEFWYPKFGPGQLWEQVAADIESMGGKILKGYTARRILCKDGNVTGVACDTAEGTQVIEADTVISSMPLKDLMQAMSNVEIPQDVARVAAGLPYRDFITVGLLVQRFKLKNTTAMKTLGNIVPDCWIYVQEPEVQVGRLQIFNNWSPYLVKDPENTVWVGMEYFCSEGDSFWQLSEQELINRAIDEMVTMNIISREDVLDMHCEKVKKAYPAYFDTYEEIETLRRWLTGVGGLYCVGRNGQHRYNNMDHSMLTSFFCVDHILGSNVSKHDIWKVNAESEYHEEK
- a CDS encoding formate dehydrogenase accessory protein FdhE, with product MASSCQSVAKTLADVAARRPVLEPVLRAFEPILAAQAELTEELAESVRATGLRLPEPQAEALEQGLSLLAGVSLAGLAGPLRSSAEKLLPLVVSLEAMAPHAAALEAMLLAPVKAESKKKKSAGAVTADPREAFAEAMLSGNSEEEARLAEENGLDPSVLLFAFSFVLAPVLRTLVAQSLPEEGDAPWDAGSRWKHGYCPVCGSFATIGWLDKPMLDEKNAYLAGGGGKKHLHCGQCGANWKFMRGICPSCGKDGTGVMEMLRESGAAHGERLDWCTKCKSYCPTVDLREREGWPDLDALALGMMHLDMVAARKKLRPLKPSFWNTF
- a CDS encoding GtrA family protein produces the protein MFNFLLSRNFLYFIAFGGTAALVNLLCGYLLYNANLFPYIVSVFIAASAGLLVNFILNYKLNFKYKGRKLSQQFGTFLVVASIGTLLTAVVAHFSMQLLLFFEIEDVALAGFAVSSQFVAHVFSVGVITIYSFIAHKYFSFNVGIRNQLRRTIASIKSGA
- a CDS encoding ArnT family glycosyltransferase, with the translated sequence MDAKPAMIDASGVNSADMRPSVFFLCVFLFCASLLILGYSVIFSPLDHDEYEHLYSAYLMLQGQIPYRDFFQHHHFLYWIFLAPFVKNFPDTYYLLYIGRSLSLCALLITAFYTYKISILKGGDKKSVFLFVTVLLSIDMIVHSSLLVRPDIFMVGAFFSGLYYYIIYLKNKNLLCLVLSFLLFFASFLFLQKAVFLLFGFCLCAIYQLYKKELYLRDFLIALVLPLSVLGYLLYFMSEEHVLVDYFELNWLFNFKISMVYGWVRLKLPLFFCSISLIIAEVRIIKRAPFQFTSIIFLGFCVFFALLPTPYEQYYIPLFPFLVITLSSSFSILQDRKIKNAIVALLLLLVFYNAVQNVSSFVMDGMDGCVKRQYDIVLRVTSEDEEILGSHEVCPVRRDVQGYYWHNLELSQLDTEHFSRGKELYDIPELIMAKSPKVLWVDFVDGYFNDSGFKDFIEQNYTKICNIYVAKSIPPEVYQN
- the fdnG gene encoding formate dehydrogenase-N subunit alpha, yielding MKSTRRSFLKGVGAGVICLTLGHLGFDLGEAQAYAVKLKIEGAREVSSICPFCSVQCQIIAYVKDGKLVSTEGDPDFPITEGALCAKGAALYSMYTSDHRLKKPLYRAPHSDKWEEKDWDWTLEQIARRVKDARDKDMILKNEKGQTVNRLETIFWMGTSHASNEECAVIHQALRGLGVVHMDHQARVUHSPTVAALAESFGRGAMTNHWIDIKNADSVLIIGSNAAEHHPVAFKWIMKAKDNGAVLMHVDPKFSRTSARCDFHVPLRSGTDIPFLGGMVNYILENGCYHKDYVNNYTDAAFVVGDGYAFEDGLFSGFNAEARKYDKSLWAKAKGADGGPVIDPTHQNPRCVINLMKDHYSRYTLKNVSDITGVSQENLLKVYKNFCATGRPDKAGTILYALGWTQHTVGVQNIRLSSLVQLLLGNIGIAGGGINALRGEPNVQGSTDHALLYNNIPGYHGTPQAPWQTLAEYNKANTPVTTLPNSANWWGNRPKYVASLLKGWFGDAATPENDFCYGLLPKLEPGEDYSYMYIMDKIYNNKIKGGFIMGVNPMNSFPNTNKMRTALDNLDWLVCSEIHNSETTDNWMRPGVDPKTKKTEVFLLPSAHRIEKAGTISNSGRWLQWFDKAVEPGGEARNFADVVVPLFNTIRTMYKQEGGVLPEPIMKMHWTDKYDPEEWARRINGFFWADTKVGDKTYKRGQLVPTFGVLKDDGTTSSLNWIYTGSWTEEDGNKSRRRDPSQTPLQANIGLFPNWSWCWPLNRRILYNRASVDVNGKPFNPKRVVIEWDGTKWVGDVPDGPWPPMSDPKGKLPFIMVKDGHSQFYGPGPADGPFPEHYEPAETPLASHPFSKQLSSPVYKYHKSPMDQIAPPADPRYPIVLTTYSLTEHWCGGGETRNVPNLLETEPQLYVEMSHELAKEKGIKNGDGVLLESARGKCEAIAMVTVRIRPFTIMGKTVHLVGMPFAFGWTTPKCGDSTNRLTVGAYDPNTTIPESKACCVNLHKADKLTEIG
- a CDS encoding 4Fe-4S dicluster domain-containing protein, with the protein product MPKTFLVDTTRCTACRGCQLACKEWHDLPANHTKQLGTHQNPPDLNPNNLKIVRFHEYLDEQGNVVWNFFPEQCRHCLTPPCVDVADMAVPGAMIQDKKTGAVLATEKSSQLSEEDAQAVQDACPYNIPRRDPKNGRLTKCDMCIDRVSAGMQPICVKTCPTGAMVFGEREELLPVAKKRLEVAKKRWPKAFLADMEDVSVIYLLADTKDKYYEFAAFM
- a CDS encoding FmdE family protein, encoding MNIGSYTFDEFRQLAENFHGYAAPGLLVGGYMVELAKKHLPEGTLFEAVVESGKCLPDAVQLLTLCSIGNGWMKIHNLGRYAVSLFDKYTGEGVRVSIDPVKMAAYPEIEGWFFKKKPKKDQDVPRLEAEIEQAGDTICKVEPITVKHRFIGHKHMTRIVCCPVCGEAYPVEDGPVCRGCQGEAPYVVARREIRATERHEAATGVRVVPVEEAVGKTVAHDMTRIEPGQFKGPEFKAGQRISVGDICRLQQMGRFHVAVTDSPAEDGAAFLAAGDSDLVHENEAAEIFARRMAGEGVAYSLPPREGKVEFTAARDGLFSVDVERMRQFNLVPEIMVASRQDATLVKQDGPLAGTRAIPLFITRERLAQALEVLEGGPLFSVLPLRKAQVGILVTGTEVFQGIIEDKFIPVITAKVTMLGCSVAKTDIVPDDRALMAKAVADMREAGVDLLVTTGGLSVDPDDVTRQALVDAGLTDVLHGVPVLPGTMSLMGRIPGSGGDMQVLGVPACALYFKTTFLDLVLPRLLASREITRAELARLGEGGYCLACHTCTWPKCWYGK